In one window of Qipengyuania profundimaris DNA:
- a CDS encoding ABC transporter ATP-binding protein — translation MNSPGVQPVVELKGLTRSFEQGGVRIDVLRGVDLTVRPGEIVALLGPSGSGKSTLLQAVGLLEGGFGGEIVIAGHSAEKSDPHARTILRRKHLGFVYQFHHLLPDFDAVENVVLPQLVAGTPRGEAEDRARQLLSALGLEHRLDHRPSQLSGGEQQRVAVARGLANRPALVLADEPTGNLDEATSDRVLGEFLALVRGEGSAALIATHNERLAARMDRVVRLHEGLLE, via the coding sequence ATGAATAGTCCGGGCGTGCAACCGGTCGTCGAGCTCAAGGGCCTTACGCGCAGCTTCGAGCAGGGCGGCGTGCGCATCGACGTGCTCCGCGGGGTCGACCTGACCGTGCGCCCCGGGGAGATCGTCGCGTTGCTCGGCCCGTCCGGCTCGGGCAAGTCCACGCTGCTCCAGGCAGTCGGCCTGCTGGAAGGCGGTTTCGGTGGCGAGATCGTGATCGCGGGCCATTCGGCCGAAAAATCCGACCCGCATGCGCGCACGATCCTGCGGCGCAAGCATCTCGGTTTCGTCTACCAGTTCCACCATTTGCTGCCCGATTTCGACGCGGTCGAGAACGTCGTACTGCCGCAGCTTGTCGCAGGCACGCCGCGTGGCGAAGCGGAGGATAGAGCACGTCAGCTGCTGTCGGCGCTGGGGCTGGAGCATCGGCTCGACCACCGGCCCAGCCAGCTTTCCGGTGGCGAGCAGCAGCGTGTGGCCGTCGCCCGCGGGCTTGCCAATCGCCCTGCGCTGGTCCTCGCCGACGAGCCGACCGGCAATCTCGACGAAGCCACCAGCGACCGCGTGCTGGGCGAATTTCTCGCTCTCGTTCGGGGCGAGGGCAGCGCTGCGCTGATCGCCACGCATAACGAGCGGCTGGCCGCGCGAATGGATCGCGTGGTGCGGCTGCACGAAGGCTTGCTGGAATAG
- the purF gene encoding amidophosphoribosyltransferase, producing the protein MNLTHPFHDEDGDKLREECGVFGAINATDAAAATALGLHALQHRGQEAAGITSFDGAEFFTRRGIGHVAENFSSQEAIAELPGTMAAGHVRYSTTGGSGLRNIQPLYADLASGGFAVAHNGNISNAGMLRDDLVRRGSIFQSTSDTEVIIHLVATSRYPTIMDRLIDALRLLEGAYALIVMTPEGMIACRDPLGIRPLQMGRIGDATVFASETVAFDVVGAEFVRQVEPGEVIKVDFDGNVDSLHPFGNHAPRPCIFEHVYFSRPDSVFDGRSIYEARKAIGAELAREKPVEADLVIPVPDSGVPAAIGYAQESGIPFELGIIRSHYVGRTFIQPSDGARHAGVKRKHNANRALVEGKRIVLIDDSIVRGTTSMQIVEMMRDAGAIEVHFRVASPPTAHSCFYGVDTPERSKLLAARMDVEPMREFIKADSLAFVSIDGLYRAVGEKPRNSSCPQFCDACFTGDYPTSLTDLARREDKQQQLSLPVEAAE; encoded by the coding sequence ATGAACCTTACCCACCCGTTTCATGACGAGGATGGCGACAAGCTGCGCGAAGAGTGCGGCGTTTTCGGCGCGATCAACGCGACCGATGCTGCCGCTGCCACGGCGCTGGGCCTTCATGCCCTGCAACATCGTGGGCAGGAAGCCGCCGGCATCACCAGCTTCGACGGCGCGGAATTCTTCACCCGGCGCGGCATCGGCCATGTGGCGGAGAATTTCTCCAGCCAGGAAGCGATCGCTGAACTGCCCGGCACGATGGCGGCAGGCCATGTGCGCTATTCCACCACCGGCGGATCGGGCCTGCGCAACATCCAGCCGCTTTATGCCGATCTCGCCAGCGGCGGCTTTGCCGTGGCGCATAACGGCAATATCTCCAACGCCGGCATGCTCCGCGACGATCTCGTTCGCCGCGGATCGATCTTCCAGTCGACCAGCGACACGGAAGTCATCATCCACCTCGTTGCGACCAGTCGCTATCCCACGATCATGGACCGGCTGATCGATGCGCTGCGCCTGCTGGAGGGCGCCTATGCGCTGATCGTGATGACGCCCGAAGGCATGATTGCCTGCCGCGACCCGCTCGGCATCCGGCCGCTGCAGATGGGCCGGATCGGCGATGCGACCGTTTTCGCCTCCGAAACGGTTGCCTTCGACGTCGTCGGCGCGGAATTTGTCCGCCAGGTCGAGCCGGGCGAGGTGATCAAGGTCGATTTCGACGGCAATGTCGATTCGCTCCATCCTTTCGGCAATCATGCCCCGCGCCCCTGCATTTTCGAGCATGTCTATTTCAGCCGCCCGGACTCGGTGTTTGACGGGCGCAGCATTTACGAGGCGCGCAAAGCGATCGGGGCGGAACTTGCTCGCGAAAAACCGGTCGAGGCCGATCTCGTCATTCCCGTGCCCGACAGCGGCGTGCCCGCCGCCATAGGCTATGCGCAGGAGTCGGGCATTCCCTTCGAGCTCGGGATCATCCGTTCGCATTATGTCGGACGCACCTTCATCCAGCCGAGCGACGGCGCGCGCCACGCAGGCGTCAAGCGCAAGCACAATGCCAACCGCGCGCTGGTCGAGGGCAAGCGGATCGTTCTGATCGACGACAGTATCGTGCGCGGTACGACCTCGATGCAGATCGTCGAGATGATGCGCGATGCCGGCGCGATCGAAGTGCATTTCCGCGTCGCCAGCCCGCCGACGGCGCATAGCTGCTTCTACGGCGTCGATACGCCCGAGCGTAGCAAGCTGCTTGCCGCGCGCATGGATGTCGAGCCGATGCGCGAATTCATCAAGGCCGATAGTCTGGCCTTCGTGTCGATCGACGGGCTTTACCGCGCGGTGGGCGAAAAGCCGCGCAATTCCTCCTGCCCGCAGTTCTGCGATGCCTGCTTCACCGGCGACTACCCGACCTCGCTGACCGACCTTGCGCGGCGCGAGGACAAGCAACAACAGCTGAGCTTGCCGGTGGAGGCTGCAGAATGA
- a CDS encoding long-chain fatty acid--CoA ligase, whose product MSLGAMQDWTMRISHVIDHAAREAPTREIVTRWADGNETRTDWAGIHRDARRMAQALQALGLKPGDKVASLAMNHARHLVSWFGVAGMGGVLHTCNPRLFEEQLEYIVGHAEDKVMLYDAAFQPIIDKMRDQWPTVEHYICFDPPEGSDVTAFEDWIGAQDGEFEWVAGDERDPCMICYTSGTTGNPKGVQYEHRSTVLHALAGLQPSTFNFSASSVMLPVVPMFHAASWGLPYAGAMAGIKFVFSAVNDPAVLDEMMKKEGVTDSAGVPTVWLAHFQYCDANDIELPKLRAATIGGSAAPRFMIERLMKNGTRVQHAWGMTETSPIGTVGGPTADWDEMTFEQKVEKTMKQGRPIFGVELRTVDLDDRTKVLPRDGEASGALQIRGPWVVKRYFKAEEDALTADGWFDTGDVAILHPDGTMQITDRTKDVIKSGGEWISSVELENAAVGHPAVAEAACVGMFHPKWDERPVLFVVKKEGRDCTAEDVVNFLSDKVAKWWLPDAVEFVDDIPHTATGKISKKDLRDRFSDYTLA is encoded by the coding sequence ATGTCGTTAGGCGCCATGCAGGATTGGACCATGCGGATTTCGCATGTGATCGACCATGCTGCGAGAGAAGCCCCCACCCGCGAGATCGTGACCCGCTGGGCCGATGGCAACGAGACGCGCACCGACTGGGCAGGCATCCACCGCGATGCGCGTAGGATGGCGCAGGCGCTGCAGGCGCTCGGCCTCAAGCCGGGCGACAAGGTTGCGAGCCTCGCGATGAACCATGCGCGCCACCTCGTCAGCTGGTTCGGCGTCGCGGGGATGGGCGGCGTGCTGCACACCTGCAATCCGCGCCTGTTTGAGGAGCAGCTGGAGTACATCGTCGGCCATGCCGAGGACAAAGTGATGCTCTACGATGCGGCCTTCCAGCCGATCATCGACAAGATGCGCGACCAGTGGCCGACGGTCGAGCACTACATCTGCTTCGATCCGCCCGAGGGCAGCGATGTCACGGCGTTCGAGGACTGGATCGGCGCACAGGATGGTGAATTCGAATGGGTCGCTGGCGACGAGCGCGATCCCTGCATGATCTGCTACACCAGCGGCACCACCGGCAATCCCAAGGGCGTGCAGTACGAGCACCGCTCCACCGTGCTCCACGCGCTTGCCGGCTTGCAGCCGAGCACGTTCAATTTCAGCGCGTCGTCGGTCATGCTCCCGGTTGTGCCGATGTTCCACGCGGCCAGCTGGGGCCTGCCCTATGCCGGCGCCATGGCGGGGATCAAGTTCGTATTCAGCGCGGTCAACGATCCGGCCGTGCTCGACGAAATGATGAAGAAGGAAGGCGTAACCGACAGCGCCGGTGTGCCCACCGTCTGGCTCGCTCACTTCCAGTATTGCGATGCGAACGACATCGAGCTGCCGAAGCTACGCGCGGCGACCATTGGCGGATCGGCTGCCCCGCGCTTCATGATCGAGCGGCTGATGAAGAACGGCACCCGCGTCCAGCACGCCTGGGGCATGACGGAAACCTCTCCCATCGGCACAGTCGGCGGTCCGACTGCGGACTGGGACGAGATGACCTTCGAACAGAAGGTCGAGAAGACCATGAAGCAGGGCCGCCCGATTTTCGGGGTGGAGCTGCGCACGGTCGATCTCGACGATCGCACAAAGGTCCTGCCGCGCGATGGCGAGGCTTCGGGTGCGCTGCAAATCCGCGGTCCGTGGGTCGTCAAACGCTACTTCAAGGCCGAAGAAGATGCCCTGACTGCGGATGGCTGGTTCGATACCGGCGATGTCGCCATCCTGCATCCGGACGGCACGATGCAGATCACCGACCGCACGAAAGACGTCATCAAGTCCGGCGGCGAATGGATCAGCTCGGTCGAGCTCGAGAATGCGGCCGTCGGCCACCCGGCCGTGGCCGAGGCGGCCTGCGTTGGCATGTTCCACCCCAAGTGGGACGAGCGCCCGGTGCTGTTCGTGGTGAAGAAGGAAGGCAGGGACTGCACGGCGGAGGATGTGGTGAACTTCCTCTCCGACAAGGTCGCCAAGTGGTGGCTGCCCGATGCGGTCGAATTCGTCGACGACATCCCGCACACTGCCACCGGCAAGATCAGCAAGAAGGACCTGCGAGATCGGTTCAGCGACTATACGCTCGCCTGA
- a CDS encoding GNAT family N-acetyltransferase: MAVRAAVAEDAAAVQAIYAHHVAHSTATFDTEAPDEAFWREKIDAVVARGWPFLVVERDGEVAGYAYATQFRDRAAYALTCENSIYIADPQRGAGLGSILLAALVDAAGKAGFEQMIAVIGGGEPASVALHGKLGFVEAGRMRQVGMKFGRRLDTVYMQLALHR, from the coding sequence ATAGCTGTGCGTGCCGCAGTGGCGGAGGATGCCGCTGCGGTGCAGGCGATCTATGCCCATCACGTCGCGCACAGCACGGCGACCTTCGATACAGAGGCGCCCGACGAGGCCTTCTGGCGCGAGAAGATCGACGCGGTCGTTGCGCGTGGCTGGCCGTTCCTGGTGGTCGAGCGGGACGGCGAGGTGGCAGGCTATGCCTATGCGACGCAATTCCGCGACCGCGCCGCCTATGCGCTTACCTGCGAGAACAGCATCTACATCGCCGACCCGCAGCGCGGCGCTGGTCTAGGCTCGATCCTGCTGGCCGCACTGGTCGATGCAGCGGGCAAGGCCGGTTTCGAGCAGATGATCGCAGTTATCGGCGGCGGGGAGCCCGCCTCGGTCGCGCTCCACGGCAAGCTCGGCTTTGTCGAGGCAGGGCGGATGCGGCAGGTCGGCATGAAATTCGGGCGACGGCTGGATACAGTTTACATGCAGCTAGCCTTGCATAGATAA
- the dnaE gene encoding DNA polymerase III subunit alpha: protein MSYKPFVPLRVLSAYTMLEGAIDPKAMAKLAKERGFPAIAIADRNGLYGAVMFANACKAEGIQPIIGTLLGVARDAEGKQVDYLPLYAQDEAGYDNLCHLVSKAHLERPVEFEPHVAMADLEGRTDGLLALTGASEGAVTRLLAEGQQSHAEAALDWLQALFPDRLYIELARRGNEVEQRAEEALVDLAYARDLPLIATNPANYAEPHMHKAHDAMLCIAGSTHVDAEERARSNPESYVKTYHMMDEAFADLPEAVENTIVLAQRCAYAPPYRDPILPSLAGDLEGEARALEEDARKGLEARLEPYGEMSEEDRKVYFDRLKFEVDIINQMGFPGYFLIVADFIKWAKDQDIPVGPGRGSGAGSLVAWALTITDLDPIQLGLLFERFLNPERVSMPDFDIDFCETRRGEVIRYVQQKYGHDHVAQIITFGKLKARAVLRDTGRILQMSYGHVDRLCKMVPNHPTDPWTLPRALNGAADFKREYDNDNEVKRLVDLAMQLEGFPRNSSTHAAGVVIGDRPLAQLVPLYRDPRSDMPVTQYDMKNVESSGLVKFDFLGLKTLSVLKKATDLLKRREIDIDLSTLSLDDPKVYELMKAGNTVGVFQLESEGMRRTLTAVKPTNFGDIIALVSLYRPGPMDNIPLFGKRKAGEVAIEYPHAKLEGILAETYGIFVYQEQVMQAAQILAGYSLGDADLLRRAMGKKVQAEMDAQRERFVEGCKEVSGIEKAEANALFDLIDKFAGYGFNKSHAAAYALLAYQTAWLKAHYPEEFFAASMCFDMHQSEKLAVFVDDARRSGIKVLPPALNYSEAEYSVEQTDDGYAVRYALAGIRNVGERAMEAIVHEREVSGKFESLQDLFERLPKGSMNSRQLEALISAGALDEFETNRAKLFANADMLLAIADAAERERSSGQAALFGGDDAASEDTLRLKDADPWPRAEQMAREKENFGFYFAEHPVEAWRTVASAQGARSYASLMASGAPPGGRAGAVMAAMVEKASKGTTKRGKPFIRADFSDSSGQFSAACFEEGIVDRFLEWADNQTCVKLDVELDSPSPDEPPRITVRGAVPLDAVKGSMAMLLTLEVESVDALTELALALQTAGEGGDEVMATLHTGDPDPPVMRLGRAFSIDGELAERLASVPGLAKVQLTARRGKANLRLVA from the coding sequence ATGAGCTACAAGCCTTTCGTCCCCTTGCGCGTGCTATCTGCCTATACGATGCTCGAAGGGGCGATCGACCCCAAAGCGATGGCCAAACTCGCGAAAGAGCGCGGCTTCCCTGCGATCGCGATCGCCGACCGCAACGGCCTCTATGGCGCGGTGATGTTCGCCAATGCCTGCAAGGCGGAAGGTATCCAGCCGATCATCGGAACGCTGCTGGGCGTGGCGCGCGATGCCGAGGGCAAGCAGGTCGATTACCTGCCGCTCTATGCACAAGACGAAGCGGGCTACGATAATCTCTGCCATCTGGTTTCCAAGGCGCATCTCGAGCGCCCGGTGGAGTTCGAACCGCATGTCGCGATGGCAGACCTCGAAGGACGCACCGACGGACTGCTGGCGCTGACCGGCGCGAGCGAGGGCGCGGTGACGAGGTTGCTCGCTGAAGGTCAGCAAAGCCATGCCGAAGCTGCCCTCGACTGGCTGCAGGCGCTGTTTCCGGACCGCCTCTACATCGAGCTTGCCCGGCGCGGGAACGAGGTGGAGCAGCGCGCCGAGGAGGCTCTGGTCGATCTCGCCTATGCGCGCGACCTGCCGCTCATCGCGACCAATCCCGCGAACTACGCCGAACCGCATATGCACAAGGCGCATGACGCCATGCTGTGTATCGCCGGGTCTACCCATGTGGATGCGGAGGAGCGCGCCCGGTCCAATCCGGAAAGCTACGTCAAGACATACCACATGATGGACGAGGCGTTCGCCGACCTGCCCGAGGCGGTGGAGAACACCATCGTTCTCGCGCAACGCTGTGCCTACGCGCCTCCCTATCGCGACCCGATCTTGCCCAGCCTTGCGGGCGATCTGGAAGGCGAAGCGCGGGCGCTGGAAGAGGACGCACGTAAGGGCCTCGAAGCCCGGCTGGAGCCCTATGGCGAGATGTCGGAGGAAGACCGCAAGGTCTATTTCGACCGGTTGAAGTTCGAAGTCGACATCATCAACCAGATGGGTTTTCCTGGCTACTTCCTCATCGTTGCCGATTTCATCAAATGGGCCAAGGATCAGGACATTCCTGTAGGGCCAGGCCGTGGGTCCGGTGCAGGCAGCCTGGTCGCCTGGGCGCTGACGATTACCGATCTCGATCCGATCCAGCTCGGCCTGCTGTTCGAGCGCTTCCTCAATCCGGAACGCGTCTCGATGCCCGACTTCGACATCGACTTCTGCGAAACGCGGCGCGGTGAGGTGATCCGCTACGTCCAGCAGAAATACGGCCACGATCATGTCGCGCAGATCATCACCTTCGGTAAGCTCAAGGCCCGCGCGGTGCTGCGCGATACGGGCCGCATTTTGCAGATGAGCTACGGCCATGTGGACCGGCTATGCAAGATGGTGCCCAACCATCCGACCGACCCTTGGACGCTGCCGCGTGCGCTCAATGGCGCGGCAGATTTCAAGCGCGAATACGACAATGACAATGAGGTAAAGCGCCTCGTCGATCTCGCGATGCAGCTGGAGGGCTTTCCGCGCAACAGCTCAACCCACGCGGCCGGCGTCGTGATCGGGGATCGCCCGCTGGCGCAGCTGGTCCCGCTCTACCGCGATCCACGCTCGGACATGCCGGTGACGCAATACGACATGAAGAATGTCGAAAGCTCCGGCCTCGTGAAATTCGACTTCCTTGGATTGAAGACGCTTTCGGTGCTCAAGAAGGCCACCGACCTGCTCAAGCGGCGCGAGATCGACATCGACCTCTCGACCCTCTCGCTCGACGATCCCAAGGTCTACGAGCTGATGAAGGCGGGCAACACGGTCGGTGTTTTCCAGCTGGAATCGGAAGGCATGCGCCGCACCCTGACGGCGGTGAAGCCGACAAATTTCGGCGACATCATCGCGCTGGTCTCGCTCTATCGTCCGGGTCCGATGGACAACATCCCGCTGTTCGGCAAGCGCAAGGCGGGCGAGGTGGCGATCGAGTATCCGCACGCCAAGCTCGAGGGTATCCTCGCCGAGACTTACGGCATCTTCGTTTACCAGGAACAGGTCATGCAGGCCGCGCAGATCCTGGCGGGCTACTCGCTTGGCGATGCCGATTTGCTGCGCCGCGCCATGGGCAAGAAGGTGCAGGCCGAGATGGACGCTCAGCGCGAGCGGTTCGTCGAGGGCTGCAAGGAAGTCTCCGGTATCGAAAAAGCCGAGGCGAATGCGCTGTTCGACTTGATCGACAAGTTCGCCGGCTACGGCTTCAACAAGTCGCATGCCGCCGCCTACGCGCTGCTCGCCTACCAGACCGCCTGGCTCAAGGCGCATTACCCCGAGGAGTTCTTCGCGGCGTCCATGTGCTTCGACATGCACCAGTCGGAAAAACTGGCTGTGTTCGTCGACGATGCGCGGCGCAGCGGGATCAAGGTGCTGCCGCCCGCGCTTAACTATTCCGAGGCGGAATACAGCGTCGAACAGACAGACGATGGCTATGCCGTGCGCTATGCGCTGGCGGGCATCCGCAATGTCGGCGAGCGGGCGATGGAGGCGATCGTCCACGAGCGGGAGGTCAGCGGCAAGTTCGAGAGCCTGCAGGACCTGTTCGAGCGGCTGCCCAAGGGATCGATGAATTCGCGCCAGCTGGAGGCGCTGATCTCGGCCGGCGCACTCGACGAGTTCGAGACCAACCGGGCGAAGCTGTTTGCCAATGCCGACATGCTGCTGGCTATCGCAGACGCTGCCGAGCGCGAGCGGTCGAGCGGGCAGGCGGCGCTGTTCGGCGGCGACGATGCGGCCAGCGAAGACACGCTGCGCCTCAAGGATGCCGATCCCTGGCCGCGTGCCGAGCAGATGGCGCGGGAGAAGGAGAACTTCGGCTTCTACTTTGCCGAGCATCCGGTCGAAGCGTGGCGCACCGTGGCCAGCGCGCAAGGTGCGCGCAGCTATGCCTCGCTGATGGCCAGCGGTGCCCCTCCCGGCGGCCGCGCTGGCGCGGTGATGGCGGCCATGGTCGAGAAGGCGAGCAAGGGCACCACCAAGCGCGGCAAGCCCTTCATCCGCGCCGATTTCTCCGACAGCTCCGGCCAATTCAGCGCCGCCTGTTTCGAGGAGGGAATTGTCGACCGCTTCCTCGAATGGGCCGATAACCAGACCTGCGTGAAGCTCGACGTCGAGCTCGACAGTCCAAGCCCCGACGAACCGCCGCGGATCACCGTGCGCGGCGCCGTGCCGCTCGATGCAGTGAAAGGCAGCATGGCGATGCTGCTCACTCTCGAAGTCGAGAGCGTCGATGCGCTGACGGAACTGGCGCTGGCCTTGCAAACCGCCGGCGAGGGCGGCGACGAGGTGATGGCGACGCTGCACACCGGCGATCCCGATCCTCCGGTGATGCGCCTCGGCCGTGCATTTTCCATCGATGGAGAGCTCGCTGAACGCTTGGCAAGCGTGCCCGGCCTTGCCAAGGTGCAGCTGACCGCGCGACGGGGGAAGGCAAACTTGCGCCTCGTCGCCTGA
- a CDS encoding PilZ domain-containing protein: MTYQTQDRYLVAAQEDRCAPRTKLTIPGQLRASGGRAFQTVIHDLSISGFSAAALNRMHEGQMCWLTLPGLESLQAQVVWWENCMVGCAFNELLSPIVHDNIIARYTGAGNYRPY, from the coding sequence ATGACCTATCAGACCCAGGACCGCTACCTGGTTGCCGCTCAGGAAGACCGCTGCGCACCGCGCACCAAGCTGACCATTCCCGGCCAGCTGCGTGCATCGGGCGGCCGCGCATTCCAGACGGTCATCCACGATCTCTCGATCTCGGGCTTCTCGGCAGCGGCGCTCAATCGCATGCACGAAGGCCAGATGTGCTGGCTGACCCTGCCCGGCCTCGAATCGCTCCAGGCACAGGTCGTGTGGTGGGAAAACTGCATGGTCGGCTGCGCGTTCAACGAGCTGCTCTCGCCGATCGTCCACGACAACATCATCGCGCGTTACACCGGGGCCGGCAACTACCGCCCATACTAA
- a CDS encoding lipoprotein-releasing ABC transporter permease subunit: MILSPFEWTIAKRYLLPGRSEAFIALVAGISITVVMLSVAMLVIVMSVMNGFRAELLDKIVGLNGHAIVQAYGGKMEDWENILQNVQETPGVVDASPLIEQPLLTSFNGRVEAILVRGNTADDITDLGDKVVSGNIARLEPGASRVAIGVRLAENIGARVGDTITIINPQGRSTPFGTVPRQIGYEVAAIFEVGVYDYDGAFVVMPMEDAQTLLLLGDTVSMIEVTVEDPDEVGEILEPVQRAVQGRAVVADWKTINSTLFEALQVERVAMAFALSFMVLVAAFNILSSLVMLVRAKTRDIAIMRTMGATRRSLMKIFVTTGFTVGAIGTVAGLIFGFIVLTFRQQITTAIGWATGVELWDPQVRFLTTLPSKTDPVEVAMIVGLALVLSFLATLYPAWKAASTDPVQVLRYE, encoded by the coding sequence CTGATCCTCTCTCCTTTCGAATGGACGATTGCCAAGCGTTACCTGCTCCCCGGCAGGAGCGAGGCCTTCATCGCGCTGGTCGCGGGTATCTCCATCACCGTGGTTATGCTGTCTGTCGCGATGCTGGTCATCGTGATGAGCGTGATGAACGGTTTCCGCGCCGAATTGCTCGACAAGATCGTGGGGCTGAACGGCCATGCGATCGTGCAAGCCTATGGCGGCAAGATGGAGGACTGGGAGAATATCCTCCAGAACGTGCAGGAAACGCCGGGCGTGGTGGATGCCAGCCCGCTGATCGAACAACCGCTGCTGACCAGCTTCAACGGACGCGTCGAGGCGATCCTTGTGCGCGGCAATACGGCGGACGACATTACAGATCTCGGCGACAAGGTCGTCAGCGGCAACATCGCGCGGCTCGAACCGGGGGCGAGCCGTGTAGCGATCGGCGTAAGGTTGGCGGAGAACATCGGCGCGCGCGTCGGCGACACGATCACGATCATCAATCCGCAGGGGCGCTCGACGCCCTTCGGCACGGTACCACGGCAGATCGGCTACGAAGTCGCAGCGATATTCGAAGTCGGCGTTTACGATTACGATGGTGCCTTCGTGGTGATGCCGATGGAGGATGCGCAGACACTGCTGCTGCTCGGCGATACGGTCAGCATGATCGAGGTAACCGTGGAGGACCCGGACGAGGTCGGCGAAATCCTCGAGCCGGTCCAGCGCGCGGTGCAGGGCAGGGCCGTGGTGGCCGACTGGAAAACAATCAACTCGACCCTGTTCGAAGCGCTTCAAGTGGAGCGTGTGGCCATGGCATTCGCCCTGAGTTTCATGGTCTTGGTGGCGGCTTTCAATATTCTTTCGAGCCTTGTCATGCTGGTGCGCGCAAAAACGCGAGACATCGCGATTATGCGAACCATGGGCGCGACGCGGCGGAGCCTGATGAAGATCTTCGTGACGACCGGTTTTACCGTCGGAGCAATCGGCACTGTCGCTGGTCTTATCTTTGGCTTCATAGTGCTGACCTTCCGCCAGCAGATCACCACGGCGATCGGCTGGGCGACCGGGGTCGAGCTGTGGGACCCGCAGGTGCGGTTCCTGACCACGCTCCCGTCCAAGACCGATCCGGTCGAAGTCGCGATGATCGTCGGCTTAGCGTTGGTGCTCAGTTTCCTCGCTACCCTTTACCCCGCGTGGAAGGCGGCGAGCACCGATCCGGTTCAGGTGCTGCGTTATGAATAG
- a CDS encoding SDR family NAD(P)-dependent oxidoreductase, whose translation MSDTPLDGRLVLVTGASKGIGAATAKAFAAAGAHVVLTARDVRGLETIEDAIHDAGGQSTIAPVDLAESDGIARLASAIAGRWEKLDALVISAAYLPTLTPVTQIDGKQFSQAITVNVLATQALLANFDPLLKRADAGRVYGLTSSVGADPRAYWSAYGSTKAAFDNLLECYAAEVEKVSKVRVALIDPGATRTDMRAKAYPGEDPKTVKSPDVVANRLVELQINDFDGFHRERVEA comes from the coding sequence ATGAGCGACACACCGCTGGACGGCCGTCTCGTCCTCGTTACCGGGGCGAGCAAGGGCATCGGTGCTGCGACGGCGAAGGCATTTGCCGCCGCCGGAGCGCATGTCGTCCTGACCGCGCGCGACGTGCGTGGCCTCGAAACGATAGAGGATGCGATCCACGACGCCGGTGGCCAGTCGACGATCGCCCCGGTCGATCTCGCCGAAAGCGACGGCATCGCGCGCCTTGCCTCCGCTATTGCCGGACGCTGGGAGAAGTTGGATGCGCTCGTCATTTCAGCAGCTTATTTGCCGACCCTCACACCGGTTACGCAGATCGATGGCAAGCAGTTCAGCCAGGCGATCACGGTCAACGTGCTGGCGACCCAGGCCTTGCTCGCGAATTTCGACCCTTTGTTGAAGCGCGCCGATGCGGGGCGTGTGTACGGTCTCACCAGCAGCGTCGGTGCCGATCCGCGCGCCTACTGGTCCGCTTATGGCTCGACCAAGGCGGCCTTCGACAACCTACTCGAGTGCTATGCGGCAGAAGTCGAGAAGGTTTCCAAGGTTCGCGTCGCCCTGATCGATCCGGGCGCGACTCGGACGGATATGCGCGCCAAGGCCTATCCCGGCGAGGATCCGAAGACGGTGAAATCGCCCGATGTGGTCGCAAATCGGCTCGTCGAGCTGCAAATTAACGATTTCGACGGGTTTCACCGAGAGCGCGTGGAAGCATGA
- a CDS encoding glutathione peroxidase: MTTIADFTVSTSKGEPLDLQRKLGKVLLVVNTASKCGFTPQYDGLEELYQGYGEKGFEVLAFPCNQFGNQEPGDADEIEQFCKVNFGLTFPLMAKVDVNGDEASPLFDWMKAEAPGLMGSKAIKWNFTKFLIDREGNVVKRYGPADAPKGIAKDIEKLL; this comes from the coding sequence ATGACAACGATCGCCGATTTCACAGTGTCGACCAGCAAGGGCGAGCCGCTCGATCTGCAAAGAAAGCTCGGCAAGGTTCTGCTGGTGGTGAATACGGCCAGCAAATGCGGATTTACGCCGCAATATGACGGGCTGGAGGAGCTATACCAAGGGTACGGCGAAAAGGGCTTCGAAGTGCTGGCCTTTCCATGCAACCAGTTCGGCAATCAGGAGCCGGGCGATGCCGACGAGATCGAGCAATTCTGCAAGGTCAATTTCGGCCTTACCTTCCCGCTGATGGCCAAGGTGGACGTGAACGGCGACGAGGCCAGCCCACTGTTTGACTGGATGAAGGCGGAGGCGCCCGGGCTGATGGGCTCGAAGGCAATCAAGTGGAACTTCACCAAGTTCCTGATCGACCGCGAAGGCAATGTCGTAAAGCGGTACGGCCCGGCCGATGCACCCAAGGGCATTGCGAAGGATATCGAAAAGCTGCTGTAA